The following nucleotide sequence is from Paralichthys olivaceus isolate ysfri-2021 chromosome 22, ASM2471397v2, whole genome shotgun sequence.
ATTCCTCCACTCAGGAACACAGCGTTCCCAGTGTTCGGACACAAACAACATGGCCCCATGTGTTTTTGTCACGTGAAAATGCAAATCATTTGTCTTTGTGGACAGCTGCGAGCTGTGTTTTTGCAGGAAATTGTTGACCCTGCAAGGTCTGTTTGTGACGCAGGTCGCTCCACTCATAAAATACCCTGCACACTTCAGGAGGAAATTATAAAACCTGTGCTTTCATGAGACGACTTGAACTGTGATGCGTTCAGGTGTCAAATTTTACAGTTGGAAACTTGGAAAGTGCTCAGAAATGTGTGCGAGACAGATATCCACTTTTGTCTGACATGCCAGCAGTTATCTTGACGTCTACTGTATCTACGTCCAAAACTGCAATAGATTAAAAGTGTGCTTTTGTCCATCCAAATAAAATCATCATGACGAGTCACGAATgtcagttaaataaaaaaactcaggCTTGAGAAACATCTGGTCCCTCGTCATCTTTTTCCAGTTTTCCCTGTGCATCATTCGGCCGACACCCGGCACCGCTGCTGGGTTCAATCGTCTTTTTCAAACAGATCAAATACCTTCGAAGGCTTCGCCATTAAGCGGACTCCTTGGAAACAAGCAAGCCGACAAGAGAGTCTCAGAATTGAATCAGTCTGGTCCTCAAACGTCTCATGGCCAGCCACAAGTCCTCAGATCGCTGCTGACAGGCGAACAAAGGAAGCCGTCAATGGCATCGTGTGCTGCAGTGGACGCCGCACGTCAACAGACACCTGTGCTGCGTCACAAACCTTCGAGTCCACACACATAACATCCTCTCACAAGCAGAGTCCCCACACACGCTGTCCAAATATGGACTTTCCTCCACTTTCCTGcagcatcccccccccccctcccgtcGTCCTTCCTTCTGTTCTGTCTTGTAAAaatcactccctccctcccgtcAGTGCTGTCGTCGTTAAGTCGATGTGGTCCCATCATGTTCGAGGGGTTAAAGCCGGGGTTCAGTTCCAGCTGTCTGAGGCGGACCCTCTCCTGGTGATGGCCCTCAGGGGGCTGCGGGACACGGAGCCTCGCTTCTTCCAGCGcactgaggagaaagagagagagagtcagtgatGTTGCAGTTGAAAAGCCAACGTTAGCATTCACACATTAAATAGCAACACAATAGTTTGATTGACCCTGACTCgaaattaattatttatgtcTCCCATGCATGTGAGCAGctgtattattataaaatacagaatttaactgcacaacatcaTCTTCCAGATGAAGGTCATGTGATAGCAGCGTGACGAGGCAGAGAATCAGCTCCGTCGCGACCGAAAAGACTCAATCAGCAAGTGGTGGTCGTAAGTGTCTacgtcatcatttccaaacatctgcCTGTCCAGACTCAAACACAGCTCCGGAGCTTTCAAACTGATTCGCAGCCTTTCCAAGCTTCTCCATTTTAGCTCTGGATGAGTGTGGACGACAGACGTTTTCAAACCTAACGTAGATATATGGGTGTAGCCTGTAGATCAATTGTCATCTCACCTTTTCCCAGACTGGCGGGCAGGGTGGAGCTCTTGTTGATGGTGGGAGAGTTGGACGACTCCTCCACACTTTTCCCCTTCACCTCCCCTGTCGTCAGCGTGGCCGAGCCGTCCTGCTGCCAGTCGCTGAGCGCCTGCTGGAAGGAGTGGGCCAGGCACGCCGTCATGTCCCGTGCCCGCTCCGCCCGGCTGCACCAGAACACCcgacactgcagctgctggccTTGATGCTTGCAGATGTACAGGAAGACGTTGGGCCGGTTGGCGTCGGCGGCACAGTACGCAATGTCCTGCAGGTACGTCTTCGTGAGCTGCCGCCCCGTGCTCAGCTCCTTGACCTCGACGTACCTCGGTCGAACCACCAGGGCGTGATCCTTGCTCAGCTTCTTCCCATTAGAGATGCCGTCTAGCAGGTGGCTGATGGCGTCCTGGGCCTGCTCTCGGTCCAGGGAGAAGATTTTCTCTGTGCCCAGGTAGTGGACTTTGAAGAGGGGGTCGCCGTGGGACAGGGACTCTGTGCGGTCGCGGCGAAAGCGCCGACGAAAGGCAGCGGGAGAGTTCTTGAGTGTTTGCACGAGGTGGAAAGTGCTGAGGGACATGGTGCGCTTGGAGATAAATTCAGCCGAGGTGGAACCACCTGTGGTCGTCTTCAGAAAGGGCCTCACCCACCTCTTCCCCTACGAATGGAGCGAAGTTGCATCCACTGCTTTTATCTGAAAGGAAGCAGAGAAAGGTTGATGAGGAtccagtttaaaaaagaaacaggaatAACTGAAGGTGACAGTTTCTTGAGATTTGTTCCGCGCACAACTTGTCCTGCAGCGTGGAAAAAAACTAAAGCCACCGGGCAGGATCAGTAACTACAGTGACGCTTTCAGCAAAGAACAATTATTCACCGTCCATTAAATATTTACTGTCAGGTTTGGCTTCATCCTCGGAGCAGCGAGGAGACGGAGTTACACGGCGACTAGGTGGTAACACGCCAAAAAAAAGGGAAGGTTACGGTAGCACAAAGGTGACAAATGCAATCAGACAAGCGGCACTCATACCTCCACACTATAAGTTACTGGATGACCTAGAGACGACTGTGAACTTGCAAAGTGTTATGCAAGAacatctgcccccccccacccattgTCTGCCATCTCTCAAACCCTGCAGAACCGCATGTTCTCCATTGTGCTgaactttattttttcccccctttctcCTTTCTCGGACATTCTTTCAACATCCTAGCCTCCTCCTCAGACGCGGGGCAGAGAACCGCCGACTGTTCCAAGTCGGTGGCCATTGTTAGTAGACCCTCCTGTGCAGGAAGCAGCTTTGCACCCCCcccaaaaactaaaatatgtttCCCCGCAAAACAATGGCATGCTTCAGAGTGTGTGTCACACCAAGAAAAGAGAAGCAGGTTGATCTAGAGCCTGGTGAAATCTGGGAACGGGCACACATGTGagtcagaaaaatgaaaaaaaaaataactctgACAACACAacctgcacatgtgcacacaggcTGATAATTTGCATTGAACAAATACTGCTGTACAATACTGTTTCTACCTGACACGTGATTCAggctaaatctaaatgttttcagATTAGTGTGAAGAGCTGTCAGATGCAAAAGTCTCTTTGGACATTCTCGGCTTAGAGCCTGAGGATGAGGCCAAAAATGTTAtcgagataaaaaaaagtttatatcAGTGGATTTCCATGATTATCGCGATcaatttcttcttattattatttattttaggttttaaacactgatttttgttcctgagtgaagtttgtggttttaaactcttctttatttaaaaaacttgaCAGCAAAACATTTCCACAGGTAGATCAGCGTGTTAAACATAAGCACTATAtcaaaatattaatttcaacTTTTCTCATATCGttattgatgaaaaatatattgtgattattattgataatgtCTTATTTCCCAGCCCTTTTTTCTgcttatatttattttcctttccaACCACTTTATTCTCAATATATAGCAAAGAATAACAAACTTATTCAACAGAGCTGAACCTGATTGTCTGACATTCTTCAACCAAAATGAAAGCAATCAATAGTAGACAGGGGCAAACAATACTTGAACACTTCACTTATTTCAAAGTGATGTGCTCCTTCCTCTTATAAACCGAATTATCCACCCAAGCTTAGGGACCactacaaacaacacaaacacataatgtGCGATGTCTCATTAGAAGAAATTGGCGAGAAAAGTTAAAATTGACAGATTTCTGATCGAGGTTCAGCGTGAGCCCGATGAAAGTCCACGTTCTGGAGGGCAAGAACTAAACATCGCCAGACTCCATTAACATTTCACACAAGATAAAGAGtaaaagcaatttttttttacacttcacGTGAGTTTCAGGTTATTTGAAACTTACCTGCACGCGTTCATGCAAACGACGATGCTCGTGCGCCTCAGGTGATGTTTCCCAAAACTCAGGTGCAGGTTTgtagtccacacacacacacactctctctctctctctctctctctctctgtcctccaacATGGAAACACTCCGGTGTCAtttataacaaacacacacgccgGGTGATGATCTACGGAAGCCGCGGGGACAGACTCGGCTCCTCGTGCCTCTGCTcggtgcgcgcgtgtgtgtgtgactgaatcACGGAGCTCGTGGGAGAACTGTTTAAAACGCAGCGCAGGCGCGAGCACGTCGCACGCGGGGACGAGCACTTACGTCCGAGGGCTGGATGGCGTGTttaagggggaggaggaggaggaggaggaggtgggggggaggtagaggagaggaggaggaggtgacgaTCACAGACACGTAACAGTCAACAAGTCTTATCTATTCGTTTCACTtatgaaaacattattatataaagtgaaaaaCTCAAATCTCCATGTTTTTTCGTGTTTCACTCAAATGTGTCTCCTCTTATACACAATCACCCAAACACAGCCTGATGCATTTAATGTCTGAGAAAAGTGGACATTTTAAAGCCATATTCTTTTAACccatatattatatttagtttccttcctttcctttctttttctttccagctgtctgtgtctctttctttctttcttctccattTATGATTTACGAGTACagcttattattttcattatcatttattattattattattagaagaagaagaaggtgagaGGTTAtaacatgtaaaaaataaacacttaagTCATTCATCACCAAACACACGATTGACAAAAACTATCAGTAAGTCTGTCAAGTATTTttcaattcattaatattaatTGGGTCATCACTattgaccagtttctccagaaTCCATCCGTCCAGCTTCAGGGGTCACTGGGGGACTAGAGCCAaccccagctgacattgggcaagaggcggggtacacccagGACAGATTGCCAGTGTTGTCCAGAGCCGACACATAGAGACAAACAGccgttcacactcacattcataccTACAGTCAGTTTAATTTCTTTCAAGACttcattttcaaatgtctcGTTTTTGTCCAAAATCTCAATAAATCAGTTTACAGTGATAGGAAACTGAggaaatcctcacatttgaTAAGTTGAAACCATTAATTGTCATATTAGCTCTTTAGTTTTACACAAATCATCAATAACGATCTACATGACGggtgaaaatgttcaaaacattCAGTATTCATGTCAATATACGAGTTGACCTCCTTTCACAAGCCCATGACCGCATGCTCCTCCAACTGAAAGTTTCACTTGACTTAATTCTAGCATGTGTGCGACGCCGTACtgagaaaacatctgaaacCCACTACCTCTCATTTCCATCACATTGCGTCACAGTCTGTCTTTAATGGGGATCGTTGGGCTCAGTGGCTCAGATCTGCTCAGAGTGTTTATTCTGGGGGCATTTGGAACAGTGGCAGAGGAAAACTTTAAACggttccatgtgtgtgtgcgactgCTTCGtctgcacacgtgtgtgtgtgtgtgcgtgtggctGGGTGTGCCTGACGCAGGGAAACAGTAAGGCCCCTGTTTCTCCTGGGTTTGGCCCGACAACAGTTAGGTTCTGGACGTCACACTCGCCTCAGGGCCTCGCTGGACACACTGGAACTATTCTTGGGGCACCAGTGACATAATGGACCATCTCAACTTAGGCCCCCACCCTCACCATATATCTGGTAACAGCCAGCGAGAGCAGTGTCAAACCAGTCCAAACCACGGCAtaggtgcagctgcagctctgaaacaCGTGAGAGCGTGTTGTGACATGTTGCATTGGAGGTAAAGTTTATAATCTAAGTGCCCATTGAGAGAACCATGCGAGTCCCTTTGCCTAAGTTTAATCCTCTTACATTATCACGAGTTATTTAAAAgccatttgctttatttttttatatttctggatGTATTTGCTTGGTTATAAATATGTTTAGCCCTGTGAGCAGAAAGGCTCAAGGGATGAAAATATCCGACATCCACTAACTAACTACAGACATTtatggttcccagaggatgatAAACTCTACTGACTTTGATCAGCTGCCCTTGATATCTTTGTAACTGTCAAATGGATTGCCATGGAATTTATTGTTGAAAACTTTTCACCTCCAGTGAAATAATTCAACATCAGTAGTTTAACAGCaaagtttgtaaaaaaaatgtaaatggctCCTGAATTTGTTTTTTAGTGAAATCTGTCTAACCCATCAGGACGACAAGAGGACGACTCTAAgatcatgaaaacacaaccccTCTACACTAGCAAAGTAATAATTATGGATTACTTCTAACTACTATATTCCATATTACAATCAATTTCTGTCAGTAAACCCCCTAAATCACATACACACTGGTCCTTGAATATGAAACATCAGTGTCAGAGAGAAAACCTTAGCGGGTGTGGCTGCTACAGATCCTTCAAAAGCCAATACggagttttaattaaaaaagtccTGAATaataaagaaactgaaactaGTTTCTAAACCTCTTCCCAGGTAATCACACGTCAGTGTGGAGGAAACAAAGACGATCTCTGACTACAGCAGGGAGTGTGAAGGAAAATGGGTGGTTCAAGCAAGAACATCGCAGAAAATAAAAGGCTCCTTTAATGGACAAAGTCAACACAGTTCACAGCTGAGCCACGAGGAAATTTGGGGATTTCAAGAAGCAAAATCACAGAGCGCGTTTTAAACAAGACTAAGCTGAGAAAGGGAAAAAGATGTTGATGAGATTaagtttttattcaaatttaagATTGGAAATAACTGACTGACGTGGGACAGAAGGATTTTCCGACTCCAGTGAATCAAAGATTAGAGGCCTGTTCCAAGAAGGAGGTTGGCTGAGTTCTCTGCTGCGAGAAGAGATACCATCTTATGCGATCTCTGCTTTAGTGGTTATGCAGCGTGTTCAGAAGACAAACAGGGAGTGTGATGCTTCTATTGTGGGAAACAGGGCAAACAGAAAATGCAGGAAGTacattggcgctatataaaccCACGGTGCATTCATGGAAGTATTTTATACccacttccctttttttttaaactgctgtaAATCAAATGTCACAAGCGTGAGATACACAAGCATTTTCACTGATGTGTGTCTACAGCTTGTCAACAATGAAGACAGTGTTCCAGTCCAATA
It contains:
- the LOC109634856 gene encoding low density lipoprotein receptor adapter protein 1-A, yielding MSLSTFHLVQTLKNSPAAFRRRFRRDRTESLSHGDPLFKVHYLGTEKIFSLDREQAQDAISHLLDGISNGKKLSKDHALVVRPRYVEVKELSTGRQLTKTYLQDIAYCAADANRPNVFLYICKHQGQQLQCRVFWCSRAERARDMTACLAHSFQQALSDWQQDGSATLTTGEVKGKSVEESSNSPTINKSSTLPASLGKVRWKKRGSVSRSPLRAITRRGSASDSWN